One Hemibagrus wyckioides isolate EC202008001 linkage group LG07, SWU_Hwy_1.0, whole genome shotgun sequence DNA segment encodes these proteins:
- the LOC131356155 gene encoding tetratricopeptide repeat protein 39C-like isoform X1: MAEAEEEFPEQINDAELSLRGINMLLNNGFKESTELFHRYRNYSPLMSFSASFVSFLNAMMTFEEEKMQVACEDLRATERLCECDGAGVIETIKNKFKKNQTEGQRSGVTVVERLQRLIIVADCQVYLAVLSFVRQEISGYIKAGWILRKAWKMYNKCYNEITRLQEACQRRSSAPQGALCFDQPKQNQDASTPDPTAVCSSEPEPSQDSSLAPVSEGSQNPKASSGRSKHLPKSQPRLDYSVTAESLSRLKGSVSFGYGLFHLCISMVPPHLLRIINLLGFPGSRQEGLDALTYSSESKDMKAPLSTLALLWYHTVVQPFFALDGSETEAGLQTAKAILQKKEAEYPDSSLFVFFKGRVLRLECEISRALTCFNNALELASEQREIQHICLYEIGWCSMMELSFSEAYRAFERLRTESRWSQCYYSYLTGVCQGAAGDLDGACNVLNDAARLFKRKHNQIEQFSMRKAEDLRQPRPTKERCTMAAIEILYLWKALPNCSRANLQLMIEGLQQMASSYCGLKHLLLGAVHKSLGDNANAVQCFQMAFNDEEGRVSNSYIQPYSLYELGCVLVENPETKAKGRALLLQAKEDFSAYDFENRLHVRIHTALASLAATTPQ; the protein is encoded by the exons ATGGCGGAGGCTGAAGAGGAGTTTCCTGAGCAGATCAATGATGCGGAACTTTCACTGCGGGGAATTAACATGTTGCTGAACAACGGCTTTAAGGAGAGCACCGAGCTCTTCCACAGATACAG GAATTACAGCCCTCTGATGAGCTTCAGCGCGAGCTTTGTCAGTTTTCTG aATGCCATGATGACGTTTGAAGAGGAGAAGATGCAGGTGGCATGTGAGGACCTGCGGGCCACGGAGAGACTGTGCGAGTGTGACGGCGCCGGCGTGATCGAGACCATCAAGAACAAGTTCAAGAAGAAT CAGACGGAGGGTCAGAGGTCAGGGGTGACCGTGGTCGAGCGTCTTCAGAGGCTCATCATAGTGGCTGACTGTCAGGTTTATCTGGCTGTGTTGTCCTTCGTCAGACAGGAGATCTcag GATACATTAAAGCTGGCTGGATTCTCCGTAAGGCCTGGAAAATGTACAATAAGTGCTACAATGAGATCACCCGCTTGCAGGAAGCTTGCCAGAGGAGGAGCTCGGCACCACAGGGGGCGCTTTGTTTTGATCAACCCAAACAGAATCAGGATGCCTCAACGCCTGATCCCACAGCGGTCTGCTCCAGTGAACCTGAACCCAGTCAAGATTCTTCACTGGCTCCTGTCTCAGAGGGGTCACAGAATCCCAAAGCTTCCTCCGGTCGGTCCAAACACCTTCCGAAATCTCAGCCTCGGCTCGATTACAGCGTGACCGCAGAGTCCCTGAGTCGTCTCAAGGGTTCGGTCAGCTTCGGCTACGGCCTGTTCCACCTCTGCATCTCTATGGTGCCTCCTCACCTGCTGAGGATCATTAATCTGCTAGGATTCCCCGGCTCTCGGCAGGAGGGGCTCGATGCCCTCACGTACTCCAGCGAAAGTAAGGACATGAAGGCCCCTCTCTCTAC attgGCCCTGCTGTGGTACCACACAGTTGTTCAGCCCTTCTTTGCCCTCGACGGCTCTGAAACAGAAGCTGGACTTCAGACTGCGAAAGCCATACTTCAGAAGAAGGAAGCTGAATATCCAGACTCCTCACTCTTCGTCTTCTTTAAAGGACGAGTGCTGCGGCTCGAG TGTGAGATCAGCAGGGCTTTAACATGCTTTAACAATGCCTTGGAGCTGGCTTCAGAACAGAGGGAAATCCAGCACATCTGTCTCTACGAGATCG GTTGGTGCAGTATGATGGAGCTGAGTTTTTCTGAAGCCTACAGAGCATTCGAGCGCCTGAGGACGGAGTCACGCTGGTCCCAGTGCTACTACTCCTACCTCACTGGAG tgtGTCAGGGGGCTGCAGGAGATCTGGACGGAGCGTGTAACGTGTTGAACGATGCGGCTCGGCTTTTCAAGAGGAAACACAATCAGATTGAGCAGTTTTCCATGAGGAAA gCTGAGGATTTAAGGCAGCCCAGGCCTACGAAAGAGCGATGTACAATGGCTGCCATCGAGATTCTGTACCTTTGGAAAGCTCTTCCTAACTGCTCCCGGGCCAATCTGCAGCTCATGATTGAag GTCTTCAGCAGATGGCCTCGTCGTACTGTGGACTGAAACACCTCCTGCTGGGGGCCGTGCACAAAAGCCTGGGAGACAACGCAAACGCAGTGCAG TGTTTTCAGATGGCGTTTAACGATGAAGAAGGGCGTGTCAGTAACTCATACATTCAGCCTTATTCCCTCTATGAGCTGGGATGTGTACTAGTGGAAAACCctgag ACTAAAGCCAAAGGAAGAGCTCTGCTTCTTCAAGCCAAG GAGGACTTCTCAGCGTACGATTTTGAGAACAGGCTCCACGTACGAATCCACACAGCTTTAGCTTCGCTCGCAGCTACAACTCCACAGTAA
- the LOC131356155 gene encoding tetratricopeptide repeat protein 39C-like isoform X3, protein MMTFEEEKMQVACEDLRATERLCECDGAGVIETIKNKFKKNQTEGQRSGVTVVERLQRLIIVADCQVYLAVLSFVRQEISGYIKAGWILRKAWKMYNKCYNEITRLQEACQRRSSAPQGALCFDQPKQNQDASTPDPTAVCSSEPEPSQDSSLAPVSEGSQNPKASSGRSKHLPKSQPRLDYSVTAESLSRLKGSVSFGYGLFHLCISMVPPHLLRIINLLGFPGSRQEGLDALTYSSESKDMKAPLSTLALLWYHTVVQPFFALDGSETEAGLQTAKAILQKKEAEYPDSSLFVFFKGRVLRLECEISRALTCFNNALELASEQREIQHICLYEIGWCSMMELSFSEAYRAFERLRTESRWSQCYYSYLTGVCQGAAGDLDGACNVLNDAARLFKRKHNQIEQFSMRKAEDLRQPRPTKERCTMAAIEILYLWKALPNCSRANLQLMIEGLQQMASSYCGLKHLLLGAVHKSLGDNANAVQCFQMAFNDEEGRVSNSYIQPYSLYELGCVLVENPETKAKGRALLLQAKEDFSAYDFENRLHVRIHTALASLAATTPQ, encoded by the exons ATGATGACGTTTGAAGAGGAGAAGATGCAGGTGGCATGTGAGGACCTGCGGGCCACGGAGAGACTGTGCGAGTGTGACGGCGCCGGCGTGATCGAGACCATCAAGAACAAGTTCAAGAAGAAT CAGACGGAGGGTCAGAGGTCAGGGGTGACCGTGGTCGAGCGTCTTCAGAGGCTCATCATAGTGGCTGACTGTCAGGTTTATCTGGCTGTGTTGTCCTTCGTCAGACAGGAGATCTcag GATACATTAAAGCTGGCTGGATTCTCCGTAAGGCCTGGAAAATGTACAATAAGTGCTACAATGAGATCACCCGCTTGCAGGAAGCTTGCCAGAGGAGGAGCTCGGCACCACAGGGGGCGCTTTGTTTTGATCAACCCAAACAGAATCAGGATGCCTCAACGCCTGATCCCACAGCGGTCTGCTCCAGTGAACCTGAACCCAGTCAAGATTCTTCACTGGCTCCTGTCTCAGAGGGGTCACAGAATCCCAAAGCTTCCTCCGGTCGGTCCAAACACCTTCCGAAATCTCAGCCTCGGCTCGATTACAGCGTGACCGCAGAGTCCCTGAGTCGTCTCAAGGGTTCGGTCAGCTTCGGCTACGGCCTGTTCCACCTCTGCATCTCTATGGTGCCTCCTCACCTGCTGAGGATCATTAATCTGCTAGGATTCCCCGGCTCTCGGCAGGAGGGGCTCGATGCCCTCACGTACTCCAGCGAAAGTAAGGACATGAAGGCCCCTCTCTCTAC attgGCCCTGCTGTGGTACCACACAGTTGTTCAGCCCTTCTTTGCCCTCGACGGCTCTGAAACAGAAGCTGGACTTCAGACTGCGAAAGCCATACTTCAGAAGAAGGAAGCTGAATATCCAGACTCCTCACTCTTCGTCTTCTTTAAAGGACGAGTGCTGCGGCTCGAG TGTGAGATCAGCAGGGCTTTAACATGCTTTAACAATGCCTTGGAGCTGGCTTCAGAACAGAGGGAAATCCAGCACATCTGTCTCTACGAGATCG GTTGGTGCAGTATGATGGAGCTGAGTTTTTCTGAAGCCTACAGAGCATTCGAGCGCCTGAGGACGGAGTCACGCTGGTCCCAGTGCTACTACTCCTACCTCACTGGAG tgtGTCAGGGGGCTGCAGGAGATCTGGACGGAGCGTGTAACGTGTTGAACGATGCGGCTCGGCTTTTCAAGAGGAAACACAATCAGATTGAGCAGTTTTCCATGAGGAAA gCTGAGGATTTAAGGCAGCCCAGGCCTACGAAAGAGCGATGTACAATGGCTGCCATCGAGATTCTGTACCTTTGGAAAGCTCTTCCTAACTGCTCCCGGGCCAATCTGCAGCTCATGATTGAag GTCTTCAGCAGATGGCCTCGTCGTACTGTGGACTGAAACACCTCCTGCTGGGGGCCGTGCACAAAAGCCTGGGAGACAACGCAAACGCAGTGCAG TGTTTTCAGATGGCGTTTAACGATGAAGAAGGGCGTGTCAGTAACTCATACATTCAGCCTTATTCCCTCTATGAGCTGGGATGTGTACTAGTGGAAAACCctgag ACTAAAGCCAAAGGAAGAGCTCTGCTTCTTCAAGCCAAG GAGGACTTCTCAGCGTACGATTTTGAGAACAGGCTCCACGTACGAATCCACACAGCTTTAGCTTCGCTCGCAGCTACAACTCCACAGTAA
- the LOC131356155 gene encoding tetratricopeptide repeat protein 39C-like isoform X2: MAEAEEEFPEQINDAELSLRGINMLLNNGFKESTELFHRYRNYSPLMSFSASFVSFLNAMMTFEEEKMQVACEDLRATERLCECDGAGVIETIKNKFKKNTEGQRSGVTVVERLQRLIIVADCQVYLAVLSFVRQEISGYIKAGWILRKAWKMYNKCYNEITRLQEACQRRSSAPQGALCFDQPKQNQDASTPDPTAVCSSEPEPSQDSSLAPVSEGSQNPKASSGRSKHLPKSQPRLDYSVTAESLSRLKGSVSFGYGLFHLCISMVPPHLLRIINLLGFPGSRQEGLDALTYSSESKDMKAPLSTLALLWYHTVVQPFFALDGSETEAGLQTAKAILQKKEAEYPDSSLFVFFKGRVLRLECEISRALTCFNNALELASEQREIQHICLYEIGWCSMMELSFSEAYRAFERLRTESRWSQCYYSYLTGVCQGAAGDLDGACNVLNDAARLFKRKHNQIEQFSMRKAEDLRQPRPTKERCTMAAIEILYLWKALPNCSRANLQLMIEGLQQMASSYCGLKHLLLGAVHKSLGDNANAVQCFQMAFNDEEGRVSNSYIQPYSLYELGCVLVENPETKAKGRALLLQAKEDFSAYDFENRLHVRIHTALASLAATTPQ, encoded by the exons ATGGCGGAGGCTGAAGAGGAGTTTCCTGAGCAGATCAATGATGCGGAACTTTCACTGCGGGGAATTAACATGTTGCTGAACAACGGCTTTAAGGAGAGCACCGAGCTCTTCCACAGATACAG GAATTACAGCCCTCTGATGAGCTTCAGCGCGAGCTTTGTCAGTTTTCTG aATGCCATGATGACGTTTGAAGAGGAGAAGATGCAGGTGGCATGTGAGGACCTGCGGGCCACGGAGAGACTGTGCGAGTGTGACGGCGCCGGCGTGATCGAGACCATCAAGAACAAGTTCAAGAAGAAT ACGGAGGGTCAGAGGTCAGGGGTGACCGTGGTCGAGCGTCTTCAGAGGCTCATCATAGTGGCTGACTGTCAGGTTTATCTGGCTGTGTTGTCCTTCGTCAGACAGGAGATCTcag GATACATTAAAGCTGGCTGGATTCTCCGTAAGGCCTGGAAAATGTACAATAAGTGCTACAATGAGATCACCCGCTTGCAGGAAGCTTGCCAGAGGAGGAGCTCGGCACCACAGGGGGCGCTTTGTTTTGATCAACCCAAACAGAATCAGGATGCCTCAACGCCTGATCCCACAGCGGTCTGCTCCAGTGAACCTGAACCCAGTCAAGATTCTTCACTGGCTCCTGTCTCAGAGGGGTCACAGAATCCCAAAGCTTCCTCCGGTCGGTCCAAACACCTTCCGAAATCTCAGCCTCGGCTCGATTACAGCGTGACCGCAGAGTCCCTGAGTCGTCTCAAGGGTTCGGTCAGCTTCGGCTACGGCCTGTTCCACCTCTGCATCTCTATGGTGCCTCCTCACCTGCTGAGGATCATTAATCTGCTAGGATTCCCCGGCTCTCGGCAGGAGGGGCTCGATGCCCTCACGTACTCCAGCGAAAGTAAGGACATGAAGGCCCCTCTCTCTAC attgGCCCTGCTGTGGTACCACACAGTTGTTCAGCCCTTCTTTGCCCTCGACGGCTCTGAAACAGAAGCTGGACTTCAGACTGCGAAAGCCATACTTCAGAAGAAGGAAGCTGAATATCCAGACTCCTCACTCTTCGTCTTCTTTAAAGGACGAGTGCTGCGGCTCGAG TGTGAGATCAGCAGGGCTTTAACATGCTTTAACAATGCCTTGGAGCTGGCTTCAGAACAGAGGGAAATCCAGCACATCTGTCTCTACGAGATCG GTTGGTGCAGTATGATGGAGCTGAGTTTTTCTGAAGCCTACAGAGCATTCGAGCGCCTGAGGACGGAGTCACGCTGGTCCCAGTGCTACTACTCCTACCTCACTGGAG tgtGTCAGGGGGCTGCAGGAGATCTGGACGGAGCGTGTAACGTGTTGAACGATGCGGCTCGGCTTTTCAAGAGGAAACACAATCAGATTGAGCAGTTTTCCATGAGGAAA gCTGAGGATTTAAGGCAGCCCAGGCCTACGAAAGAGCGATGTACAATGGCTGCCATCGAGATTCTGTACCTTTGGAAAGCTCTTCCTAACTGCTCCCGGGCCAATCTGCAGCTCATGATTGAag GTCTTCAGCAGATGGCCTCGTCGTACTGTGGACTGAAACACCTCCTGCTGGGGGCCGTGCACAAAAGCCTGGGAGACAACGCAAACGCAGTGCAG TGTTTTCAGATGGCGTTTAACGATGAAGAAGGGCGTGTCAGTAACTCATACATTCAGCCTTATTCCCTCTATGAGCTGGGATGTGTACTAGTGGAAAACCctgag ACTAAAGCCAAAGGAAGAGCTCTGCTTCTTCAAGCCAAG GAGGACTTCTCAGCGTACGATTTTGAGAACAGGCTCCACGTACGAATCCACACAGCTTTAGCTTCGCTCGCAGCTACAACTCCACAGTAA